From the genome of Corallococcus macrosporus DSM 14697:
GGGGACTCACCCTTGAGAGGTATGGACGAAGAGGTTGCGCTCTGCCTTCGGACGAGTCGCGCCTGAAGGCATGGACGAGCAGCTTCTGGAGCGTCTCTGCCCGCGGGCAGAGACAGAAACGTGCGGGCACGGAGCGATTCTTCGGGGCGGTCTTCGGCTCTCAGAGAGAGACTCACCAAGAGCCGTAGTAGCGGCTTGACGAGAGGAGTAGGGAAGGCGGCATCATCCCGGCATGAGTCAGGCCTCTCCTTCTCAACCGCTTTCACCTCCTCCTTCGCAGCCAACGCCGCCGAAGGGGATGCCCGTCCTTGTCATGCTCATCGCCTCCTGCTTCGTGCTGGCCTTCATGGGCTGGGTCATGAGGCTTGGATACCCTGGAGCGGTGCTGGGAGCGGGCGCCCTCGCTGGGTCCATCGCAATCTTCAGGAAGAAGGACTCCAAGCACCGCAGCGCTGCCGTCATTGGCGCAATTGCTTCTGGCATTGTCGTCTTCGGCGCCATCGGGAACGGGAACGAGAAGTCGCGCAGCGAAGCTGCGAAGGCGGCCTCCATCGAAGAGGCGCGGCAGAAGGCGGAAGCAAGTCGCGCTCATGAAGAGGACGTGTCCTCGCGCATTGCTGCGCTGGTTGCGTCGACGGCTCCCCAGGAGGCAGTAGACCTTTGCAACAGCTTTGGGGACGTCGGAGCTATCCCCGAGAAAGGCCGTGCCGGGTGCGGTGTGGCGTACCTTGCCAAGGGCCGCGAGTCGCTGGCCGCCGCGAAGCTCGCAGAGGCAGTGCCCCTCCTGGAGAGGGCGAGTGCCTTGTCTCCAGGCAACGCAGACGCGGCGACCGCGCTTTCGAGCGCGAGGGAGCTGCGCGGCAAGGAGGACTTCAAGAACAAGGGGCCGGAAGTCTCCGCTGGGCTGGCGCGTGCATTGACCCATGCCAAGGCGAAGGAATGGGAAGCGGCGGAGACGGAGCTGAACGCTGCTGACGCCACCCTGAAGGCATTTGAGGGACTCGAGGTCGCCAAGTCGAAGGAGTGGAACATGCTGTCGGGCCAGGCCGCCCAGCAACGCAAGCGCATCCAGCCAGGGCTGGAGAAGCTCGAACTCCAGCGTCAGGCGCAGAAGGTGATGGTGGAGATGCGCGGGGAGAAGCCGCTGAACTCACCTTGGGATGGCTCGGTGCCGGAGGTGGAGCGGTACCTCAAGAAGGTGATGAACGACCCGGACAGCTATGAGCATGTCTCGTCGTCGGCTCCTGTTGCCCGCGACGCCTACTGGATTGTGAAGAGCTCCTTCCGTGGGAAGAACGCCTTCGGAGGGAAGGTCATCAACACGAGGTACTTCTTCATTCAGCAGGGGCAGGTTGTCCGCGTGGAGGAGTAGGGCGGTGCCCCCCCCACGTGACGAGGTGCCAAGCTCTTCTCCGCCCGTTCCGTCAATCGCTGCTGGACGACTCGCTCACATGAGCAGGAGAGGAGCATCGGAGCCTCAAAGGAGACGAGACTAGGTATGAATCAGTACTTCCATCTTACCGCACAACAACTCATGACGCGTCTCGCTCAGATTCGCGTATTTGTCACCAACCACAACCCTACTATCGGTACGCTCACGGAGACTGTACTTCGCGAGTTCCTTAAGGAACACCTTCCTGAATCCGTCGGCGTCGCGCAAGGCTTCGTACTTGGTAATGATGACGTCTTGTCCCCCCAAATGGACATCGTCCTGTACGACCGGCATCGGCACGCGCCCGTGTATCGGCTTCATGATATCGTGATCCTTCGACCAGAAGCGGTGCTCTCGATAATCGAAGTCAAGACCACGATCAATAAGAGCATCATGCACGATGCCGTTCGGTATTTTCGTCGTCTGCCGTACATTCCTCATGTGCAGACACACCTCTTCATTTATGATGCAAAGTCAATCGATAGCATTGGGAGCTATCTTCGTAGTTTTCCACATGAAGGGGAGTGGAAGTCTTTTGATCACGACACGTTCGAGATGCTTCCGGACTACGTGACTGGCATCGATGAATCATACCACCTAGGAAAGAGCGCGGTTATCCACGACTCGGATGACGTAGGATACGCCTCTTGGTTCTATGAGGACGCGGCGGGGACGCAGATCAGCGCGCTCCAGCTTTTTCTTGAAAGCATCTACAGGCACATCGATGGGAGAATTGGCACGCAACTGATTCAGCCGCAGACCCAAGACACGGGGGGGCTCAACCCTGAAGAGCAGGGCTCTGGTCGGCGAAACCGACGGACCACGCACATCCACGCCATCTCCCTCTTCCCGATGTAGCGCGTAGAGACGGATAGGGAACTCCGCCACGGCGTGACCCTCGCCACTCCTTCAGGAGCTTCTTCCGACCTACTTAGTGTGGTGGCGACATTGGGCGTCGCGCTAGAGTCTACCGGGCCGGCTATCAACAGAGCCGCTCAGGGCTCTATTCCGGAGGAAATAGGTGAGAAATCTCGAGCAAGAAGAGGCCAAGGAGAGGATGCGGCGAGAACTCCTGCCTGTGGTGCTTGAGGAGATTGGTTTGACTGGATTGTATATGACGGACGAACTTACTCGGCCGATGGCTGGAGTATTGGCCGGCCTCATTGAGCAGAGTGGCGTTGAGGTGATTCACCTCAATGTTATTCCTTGGGTTGGTGTTCATGCCTATTTGACGCATGCGAAGTATGATTTGGTGAAAGGTAAGTTGGAGGGTATGGCGATGGCTAGGTTTGGCGACGGAAGCATCTAGAGGTAATCGGCCTGGCCCTGTGTCTCGACTTCAAGGGCACGAAGCGCGCTGCCCGCGCCTTCCGCCCGGGTGGCCGCTGCCTCATACCGGCCGGCGTAGCCGAGGGTGATGAGGTTCAGCAGGGCGCCTTCCGCCATGGATGTCCCCTCCGCATGCTGCGAAAGCGGCGAAGGTAGCAGTGCATGCTTCGCTCGAAACTGCGTGGAAACTCATGCCTTCTCGCGCAGGCAGGCGGTGTTTGTTCGCGCGCAGCTCCTCGCGGGCGGAAACGGCCTCGCCTCCGCAGATCAGCGGGGCCGTCTTGGGGCGGGCGCGGCGGACCGCTGCGCGGGCCTCGACACGGCCCCGCAACGGGCGCTGGCGGCGAACGCGGGCGCATCCTCGGGCTGTCCCCGTCCTCGCCCAGCCGGAGCCACCACGGCGCGCGGGCAAGGGCCGAGAGGAGGGGCAGAGGGCCGTGCCGAGGACGCGGCCAAGAGTTTCTGAGAGCCGTCTCGGAGAGTCTGCGCGCGAGACGAAATCAGGAGTACCCAGTAAGGACTGAGGGCGTTTCGCTCTCTCGGTTAACAGAAACGAAGGGCCGGACTGGCCTCAAAAGGCTCCGGGCCGTCTTGGAGACAGGGAAGCGAAGCAACCCTGGAAGGTACGACATCGAAAGCCCTGGATTGTTAGAATCGGTCGCCCGAAGTGGTTAACAAAACTGTTAACCACTCTCGGCCTCTCTCTCCCCAAAACGGGTGAAAGAGCGGTCCAGAGAGCCCAATCGGCGGCGGAGGAGAGGGGCATCTCGCTCTGCGGGGTAGAGAGCCGAGAGCGCCCTCTTCGTCACCGCGAGCCAGAATCCCTTGGGATTCAGCGGCTTAAGCACGAAGGCCCCGCGATATCATCGCGAGGCCCTTGTTAAACAAAAAGGGCCCTACCGGTTGGTAGGACCCTTCAAGTAGCTCCCCAGGAGGGATTCGAACCCTCGACCCCGCGGTTAACAGCCGCGTGCTCTGCCAATTGAGCTACCGGGGAATGTGATACCTCCGGAGGGAGTCGAACCCTCGCCACCCGCTTAAGAGGCGGGTGCTCGACCGATGAGCTACGGAGGCGTGATGTCTGGGTGGCAGGATTTGAACCTGCGGCCTCACGGATCCGAACCGTGCGCTCTGGCCAGGCTGAGCTACACCCAGGTGATGAAGTTGTCTGTGATTGGGGACGCTGGGAGTCGAACCCACCGGCCCGGAACGACAAAAGGCCGGGTTCCCTGGTGGGAGCCCGGCCTCCGCGGAGCCTGACGCGTCCGGATGAGGGGCGCGTGCGTCAGCGGGAGTCGGGCGGACTCTTGGAATTGGCGCGGAGCCCGCCGCAAAAGGACGGAGCCGCGTCGATGTCGAACCAGGGGTTGCTCGGAGACTGGGCGCTCTTCGGATACTTCCGCGAAATCATCGTCATGGCATCACGCCCCTTTCTTGGGAGGAAGAGACGCTCCGGAAATTCATCTCTGACAGGCATGGAGCGAAGCCCGCTTCAAACGCCGCTTTCGCGCGGGGCTGTGCCGCGGACACCGCTCATCCCGGCGTGGGCTCAGCGTCGAGCCGGGCACGTTCGCGCGCGCTCCTTCGATAGGCGCCGGGGCGCTCTCCGCGGAAGCGCACGAAGGCGCGGCTGAACGAAGGCACGCTCTCGTAGCCTACGCGAGCCGCGATGTCGTCGATGGCCAGGTCGGTGTCGCGCAGGAACTCCGCCGCGCGTGTCATGCGCCACCGGGCGATGTACTCGAGCGGCGGCTCACCGACGAGCTCGGTGAACCGCGCCGCGAAGGTGGAGCGTGAGAGGCCCACCTGCGTCCCGAGCGAGGCGACCGTCCAGTGCGCTCCAGGCCGTTGGTGGATGAGCCCGAGCGCCTCGCGGATGGCGTCATCGCCCAGCGCCGCGATGCCTGGATGTCTGCACACGTGTCCCGAAGTCCCACCGGTGGTGGCGAGCGAGCGCAGTGCCTGGACGAACAGCACGTCCGCGAGGCGCTGGAGCACGAGCATGCTCGCCGGGCCGGGATGGGCTGCCTCGGCGAGGAGGAGCTGGAGCGTGGCGGAGACCCACGGCGCCGTCGCGCGGTCGTTCGGGCTCAGCGCGACCACGCGCGGCAGGCTGGCGAGCAGTGACGGCGGACGCCCTCCGAGGTCGAAGAAACCGGTGAGGATGGACGTCGGTGCGCCGCTTCCCCCGAGCTTCCTTGGACCTGGCTCGGTGCAGCGCCTGCCGTCGTGGGCATCGAGCGGCGGGGTCGTCAGGGCGTCGCGCAGGACGTGACCCGTTCCATGCGGGAGGAAGGCCGCGTCCCCGACGGAGAGGTCGAGTGGGCGCTCCCCTTCGACCTCGAGCCGGCCTGCCCCGCGAGCGATGAGATAGAACACCGCTCGCTCGTGTGTCCGGAGGCGAATTCCCCACGGCGCCCGTGCCTCGATGCGCTTGTAGAGCGCGTTGCGCAGGAGCGAGACGCCCAGCACATCCGCCAGGGCGTCGCCACGGGGGTCCTCAAGGTCCAGCTCGACAGGACGCCTGGCTACTTTATTCGGACGAGGAGGCATTGAGCGTCCATAGCGCGCTCCGTATTTAAAGGCCAATCCCGTTGCGCGTGCGTCGCCCGCTCCATCAAGGGAGCCGCCGCGCGCGCGCCGAAAAGGTGAAGCCATGTCCGAAGCCCGTTCCGAGGAGCTCGCGCTCCTCTTCCGTGAAGCACGTACGCACAATGCCTGGATCGACCGCCCGGTGGACGATGCGCTCCTGGCGCGGGTCTACGAGCTCGCGAGGATGGGGCCCACCAGCGCGAACGCCCATCCGATGCGGCTGGTGTTCGTGAAGAGCGCTGACGCGAAGGCGAAGCTTCTGCCGGCGGTGCTTCCGCTCAACTTCGACAAGGTCCGTACCGCGCCCGTGACGGCCATCGTGGCCTACGACTCGGCGTTCTACGAGTTCATGCCGCAGCTCTTCCCCGCGCGCCCGGAGATGCGGGACGTCATGGCCGGCTACCCCGCCGAAGGCCGCGCGAAGCTCGCGGAGCAGAGCGCGTTTCTCGGCGCGGGGTACGTGATTCTCGCCGCGCGGGCGCTCGGGCTCGACGTGGGACCGCTCGGCGGCTTTGACCCCGCGGGCGTGGATGCCGCGTTCTTTCCCGACGGGAAGTGGCGGAGCGTCCTCCTGCTCAACCTGGGCTACGGCGATTCATCGCAGCTCCACCCTCGAAACCCTCGGCTCTCGTTCGACCAGGCGTGCCGGGTCGCTTGAAGCGCCCCGCACAGTCCCTACGACACGACCGCGCTCAGGTTCACCAGCGAATCACGGCGGGTGCCCTGCTTCACGAAGTCCTGGATGGCGCGCGCCAGCGTGGCGGCGAGCAGGCCCAGCAAGGGAAGGTGGGCGCCCCCTTCGCAGGTGGCCTGGCCCGGTGCGTCCTCGGCATCCGGGACGAAGCGGTCGTCCCAGCGCACCAGGCCGAAGGTGCCGTCCGCGCTGACGGCGCCGTGCACCAGCGGCTTTCCCGCCTGGCGCGCGTAGTCGATGAGCACCTGGCGGCTGTGGTGGTTGTCCATGCAATCCACCAGCAGGTCCGCGCCACCGCAGAGCGCCGCCGCGTTGGCCCGGGTGAGCCGCACGCCATGCGCTTCCGCCTTCACGCCGTGCAGGTTGAGGAGCTGGAGCTTCAGCGCCTCCGCCTTGTTCCTGCCCACCGAGGGCTTCACATACGCCTGCGAGAGCAGGTTCTTGGACTCCACCCGGTCGAAGTCCACGAAGACCAGGGTGGCATCCAGGTTGCGGCACAGCACCGCCGCCAAGGAGCCAATAGCCCCCACACCACAGAAGAGGATGCGCATGGCGGGCCCCTACCGTGCCCCGAAGGGGACCTTGGGGCGCAGGTAGATGCGCTCCTCTCCGCGAGCGCCCCGGAGCCGGTCGACGACGAAGTGGGCGAACGCGTCATCACGGAGCTGGCTCAGGTGGAGGCCGGG
Proteins encoded in this window:
- a CDS encoding transporter, with amino-acid sequence MLIASCFVLAFMGWVMRLGYPGAVLGAGALAGSIAIFRKKDSKHRSAAVIGAIASGIVVFGAIGNGNEKSRSEAAKAASIEEARQKAEASRAHEEDVSSRIAALVASTAPQEAVDLCNSFGDVGAIPEKGRAGCGVAYLAKGRESLAAAKLAEAVPLLERASALSPGNADAATALSSARELRGKEDFKNKGPEVSAGLARALTHAKAKEWEAAETELNAADATLKAFEGLEVAKSKEWNMLSGQAAQQRKRIQPGLEKLELQRQAQKVMVEMRGEKPLNSPWDGSVPEVERYLKKVMNDPDSYEHVSSSAPVARDAYWIVKSSFRGKNAFGGKVINTRYFFIQQGQVVRVEE
- a CDS encoding DUF6602 domain-containing protein translates to MNQYFHLTAQQLMTRLAQIRVFVTNHNPTIGTLTETVLREFLKEHLPESVGVAQGFVLGNDDVLSPQMDIVLYDRHRHAPVYRLHDIVILRPEAVLSIIEVKTTINKSIMHDAVRYFRRLPYIPHVQTHLFIYDAKSIDSIGSYLRSFPHEGEWKSFDHDTFEMLPDYVTGIDESYHLGKSAVIHDSDDVGYASWFYEDAAGTQISALQLFLESIYRHIDGRIGTQLIQPQTQDTGGLNPEEQGSGRRNRRTTHIHAISLFPM
- a CDS encoding AraC family transcriptional regulator, whose protein sequence is MPPRPNKVARRPVELDLEDPRGDALADVLGVSLLRNALYKRIEARAPWGIRLRTHERAVFYLIARGAGRLEVEGERPLDLSVGDAAFLPHGTGHVLRDALTTPPLDAHDGRRCTEPGPRKLGGSGAPTSILTGFFDLGGRPPSLLASLPRVVALSPNDRATAPWVSATLQLLLAEAAHPGPASMLVLQRLADVLFVQALRSLATTGGTSGHVCRHPGIAALGDDAIREALGLIHQRPGAHWTVASLGTQVGLSRSTFAARFTELVGEPPLEYIARWRMTRAAEFLRDTDLAIDDIAARVGYESVPSFSRAFVRFRGERPGAYRRSARERARLDAEPTPG
- a CDS encoding malonic semialdehyde reductase; protein product: MSEARSEELALLFREARTHNAWIDRPVDDALLARVYELARMGPTSANAHPMRLVFVKSADAKAKLLPAVLPLNFDKVRTAPVTAIVAYDSAFYEFMPQLFPARPEMRDVMAGYPAEGRAKLAEQSAFLGAGYVILAARALGLDVGPLGGFDPAGVDAAFFPDGKWRSVLLLNLGYGDSSQLHPRNPRLSFDQACRVA
- a CDS encoding HesA/MoeB/ThiF family protein translates to MRILFCGVGAIGSLAAVLCRNLDATLVFVDFDRVESKNLLSQAYVKPSVGRNKAEALKLQLLNLHGVKAEAHGVRLTRANAAALCGGADLLVDCMDNHHSRQVLIDYARQAGKPLVHGAVSADGTFGLVRWDDRFVPDAEDAPGQATCEGGAHLPLLGLLAATLARAIQDFVKQGTRRDSLVNLSAVVS